Proteins encoded by one window of Chondromyces crocatus:
- a CDS encoding DNA primase, which produces MISPETIALVKERTDLVALIGETVRLTRRGRSFTGLCPFHKEKSPSFHVNAERGFYHCFGCKESGSAVDFVMKIEGQTFAEAVRSLAERSGIEIVDTFTDAERREAQGARREKEDLYDVNRIAATFFEHQLRGGPSTPAHPLAHYASEELARRGLPLSSDGQAPDSIADALQAFRVGYAPYGWDGLASHLKRQGISPIQAERLGLLVPRSSGSGHYDRFRHRLMFAVTDVLGRVIAFSGRALPDPTPAELTAHRLSGPAATTDGAPAKYINSPESRIYTKGEHLFGLHQARHTIRQRGEAILVEGNFDVVALHARGITNAVAPLGTAYTTAQARLLKRFAPSVVLLFDGDAAGRKATRAARVPCREAGLTARVAALAPGLDPDDLARQKGPEAIQRLVKDARGLLEYLIDAALNGDDFSGASLPDQMARIKAVAALLAEEDDPNLRLMSKLYADRVSSKLIIGDRSPTDLLQLERIVDEALSQGPGARRSATASRRPPDHGGGFSEGPESYGPDPASAHGRNLSREDQIRLAILGAVIDCPEILADPEVVPALEVLEGDVALAVVAARRYFIPEKGLAADEFLAQISSAIHSFAAGRLAAPGFEGAAEAKTELLENARKLRRLTLKRANAAVVHQLEKGEAMGDVASEESMLREVQRRAREKLGLS; this is translated from the coding sequence CTTCTATCACTGCTTCGGTTGCAAAGAGAGCGGCAGCGCCGTCGACTTCGTGATGAAGATCGAAGGCCAGACGTTCGCCGAAGCCGTGCGCTCGCTCGCAGAGCGCTCCGGCATCGAGATCGTCGACACCTTCACGGATGCAGAGCGACGCGAAGCGCAGGGCGCCCGTAGAGAAAAAGAAGACCTCTACGACGTCAACCGGATCGCGGCGACCTTCTTCGAGCATCAGCTCCGCGGAGGGCCTTCCACCCCCGCCCATCCCCTCGCCCATTACGCCAGCGAGGAACTCGCTCGACGCGGACTTCCGCTGTCCAGCGATGGACAGGCGCCAGATTCCATTGCCGACGCGCTCCAGGCGTTTCGCGTGGGCTATGCGCCCTACGGGTGGGATGGGCTGGCTTCACACCTGAAGCGTCAGGGCATCTCACCGATTCAAGCCGAGCGCCTGGGTCTCCTCGTCCCCCGCTCCTCCGGCAGTGGGCATTACGACCGCTTTCGTCACCGCCTCATGTTCGCGGTCACCGATGTGCTGGGGAGGGTGATCGCGTTCAGCGGCAGAGCATTGCCCGACCCCACGCCCGCCGAGCTCACCGCGCACAGGCTCTCAGGTCCGGCGGCCACTACGGATGGGGCACCGGCCAAGTACATCAACAGCCCCGAGTCTCGCATCTACACCAAGGGCGAGCACCTGTTCGGACTCCACCAGGCGCGTCACACGATCCGACAGCGCGGAGAGGCCATCCTCGTCGAGGGAAATTTCGACGTGGTCGCGCTCCACGCCCGCGGAATCACCAATGCCGTGGCACCTCTCGGGACGGCGTACACCACAGCGCAAGCCCGTCTGCTCAAGCGCTTCGCCCCGAGCGTGGTGCTCCTGTTCGACGGAGATGCAGCGGGACGGAAGGCGACCCGGGCCGCCCGAGTTCCGTGTCGTGAGGCGGGACTGACGGCGCGGGTCGCTGCGCTCGCGCCCGGGCTCGACCCCGACGACCTCGCGCGCCAGAAGGGCCCTGAAGCCATCCAGCGGCTCGTCAAGGATGCCCGTGGGCTGCTCGAGTACCTCATCGACGCCGCCCTCAACGGGGACGACTTCAGTGGCGCGTCACTTCCGGACCAGATGGCACGCATCAAGGCAGTCGCGGCCCTGCTCGCCGAGGAAGACGATCCCAACCTCCGCTTGATGAGCAAGCTCTATGCGGATCGCGTGTCCTCGAAGCTGATCATCGGCGACAGGTCGCCCACAGACCTTCTCCAGCTCGAGCGGATCGTCGACGAGGCGCTATCCCAAGGACCAGGAGCGCGCCGTTCCGCGACCGCCAGCCGCCGACCCCCTGACCACGGAGGGGGCTTTTCGGAGGGTCCCGAGAGCTACGGCCCGGATCCTGCTTCAGCTCACGGGCGGAATCTCTCGCGCGAAGACCAGATCCGGCTCGCCATCCTCGGCGCCGTCATCGACTGCCCTGAAATCCTGGCAGATCCCGAGGTAGTTCCCGCGCTGGAGGTCCTCGAGGGGGATGTGGCGCTCGCAGTCGTCGCTGCACGACGGTACTTCATTCCCGAAAAGGGACTTGCCGCCGACGAATTTCTTGCGCAAATCTCAAGCGCGATCCATTCATTCGCGGCTGGACGTCTTGCCGCACCGGGGTTCGAGGGGGCGGCCGAGGCGAAGACGGAACTCCTTGAGAATGCACGAAAGTTGAGGCGGCTGACGTTGAAGCGTGCGAACGCCGCCGTGGTGCACCAGCTCGAAAAGGGAGAGGCGATGGGGGACGTCGCTTCCGAGGAATCCATGCTGCGTGAAGTTCAACGGAGGGCCCGCGAGAAGCTCGGGCTTTCTTGA